The following coding sequences lie in one Arachis ipaensis cultivar K30076 chromosome B03, Araip1.1, whole genome shotgun sequence genomic window:
- the LOC110269870 gene encoding cytochrome P450 71A1-like yields the protein MAFLQLQSILKQYSSYYYYYEQDYYSTLYYLAIFGFISIFLVLNFTITKKGRKSNNLPPSPPKLPFIGNLHQLGTLPHRSFHELSKKHGPLMSLQLGQTPAIVVSSVDVAKEIIKNHDVVFSNRPQTTSERIIMYGCKDVAFAPYGDEWRQKRKICVLELLSLKRVRSFQSIREEEVAELVSSYDEIA from the coding sequence atGGCTTTTCTACAACTTCAATCAATACTAAAACAATATtcctcttattattattattatgagcaAGATTACTACTCAACCCTTTACTACTTAGCCATTTTTGGCTTCATAAGCATCTTTCTTGTGCTTAATTtcacaataacaaaaaaaggACGAAAATCCAATAATCTTCCACCATCACCACCAAAGCTACCATTCATTGGAAACCTTCATCAACTAGGAACATTGCCACACCGTTCCTTCCATGAACTCTCAAAGAAGCATGGCCCTCTCATGTCTCTTCAACTTGGACAAACACCAGCCATTGTTGTTTCTTCGGTTGATGTGGCCAAAGAAATCATCAAAAACCATGATGTTGTTTTCTCCAACAGGCCCCAAACAACATCCGAGAGAATCATTATGTATGGATGTAAGGATGTTGCTTTTGCACCCTATGGTGATGAGTGGAGACAGAAAAGAAAGATTTGTGTTCTTGAGCTTCTAAGCCTTAAAAGGGTGCGATCCTTTCAATCCATTCGTGAAGAGGAGGTTGCCGAATTGgttagtagctatgatgagaTTGCATAA